In Camelus bactrianus isolate YW-2024 breed Bactrian camel chromosome 10, ASM4877302v1, whole genome shotgun sequence, a genomic segment contains:
- the APIP gene encoding methylthioribulose-1-phosphate dehydratase, whose product MAGCHAPEGDCCSRQCGAQDKEHPRYLIPELCKQFYHLGWVTGTGGGISLKHGNEIYIAPSGVQKERIQPEDMFVCDINEQDISGPPPCKNLKKSQCTPLFMNAYTMRGAGAVIHTHSKAAVMATLLFPGREFKITHQEMIKGIKKCTSGGYYRYDDTLVVPIIENTPEEKDLKERMARAMNEYPDSCAVLVRRHGVYVWGETWEKAKTMCECYDYLFDVAVSMKKIGLDPSQLPVGENGIV is encoded by the exons ATGGCCGGCTGTCACGCTCCGGAGGGAGACTGTTGCTCACGGCAATGCGGCGCGCAG gaCAAGGAGCATCCAAGATACCTGATTCCAGAGCTTTGCAAACAGTTTTACCACTTGGGCTGGGTCACTGGGACTGGAGGAGGAATTAGCCTGAAGCATGG CAATGAAATCTACATTGCTCCTTCAGGAGTGCAAAAGGAACGGATTCAG CCTGAAGACATGTTTGTTTGTGATATCAATGAACAGGACATAAGTGGACCCCCGCCATgtaagaatctaaaaaaaagccAGTGTACTCCTCTTTTCATGAACGCATACACAATGAGAG GAGCAGGTGCTGTGATTCATACCCACTCTAAGGCTGCGGTCATGGCCACCCTTCTTTTCCCAGGAAGGGAGTTTAAAATTACACATCAAGAGATgataaaaggaataaagaaatgtACCTCAGGAGGGTACTACAG ATACGATGATACATTAGTAGTACCCATTATTGAGAATACACCTGAGGAGAAAGACCTCAAAGAGCGAATGGCTCGGGCAATGAATGAATACCCAGACTCCTGTGCGGTGCTGGTCAGACGGCATGGAGTCTACGTCTGGGGAGAGACTTGGGAGAAGGCTAAAACCAT gtGTGAATGTTATGACTACTTGTTTGATGTCGCTGTGTCAATGAAGAAAATAGGGCTGGATCCTTCACAGCTTCCAGTTGGAGAAAATGGAATTGTATAA